The following proteins are encoded in a genomic region of Streptococcus sp. 29892:
- a CDS encoding glycosyltransferase family 2 protein, with amino-acid sequence MPKVSIIVPVYNTEDYIGECIESILNQSLTDIELILVNDCSTDRSLDILRKYEQIDSRIHIIDSISKTGVGEARNKGIERASGQYISFVDSDDFLKKDMFEKLYQKALTDKADLVLCDTGTFSSDGREKSVWYKPIYGKAQLKDIFHNTQPTARMVAKELIDKINFRFLPGMGEGIYFELMIHAENITTVHEKLYIYRSREGSLSTTPKPENNLKSMENNRIMGERNPDYKDYFTFKMIEDLLQMIANAVKIGDKTAYRTSKNYLDSLDYLSNPFIKTFYKDSLPLHRYFIKVYILPSNYTIARLLSSIVSR; translated from the coding sequence ATGCCAAAAGTTTCTATCATCGTTCCAGTGTATAATACTGAAGATTACATTGGTGAATGTATTGAATCTATCTTAAACCAAAGCCTAACAGACATTGAACTAATATTAGTTAACGATTGTTCTACAGACAGATCCTTGGACATTTTGAGAAAATATGAGCAAATAGACTCTCGAATTCACATTATCGATTCAATATCCAAAACTGGTGTTGGTGAAGCACGCAACAAAGGAATTGAACGTGCATCAGGTCAGTACATTTCATTTGTTGACTCTGATGACTTTCTTAAAAAAGATATGTTTGAGAAACTTTATCAAAAAGCCTTGACTGATAAAGCAGATTTGGTACTTTGTGACACAGGAACCTTCTCTTCTGATGGAAGAGAAAAATCTGTCTGGTATAAACCGATTTACGGTAAAGCGCAACTGAAAGATATTTTTCATAATACTCAACCAACTGCCCGGATGGTGGCTAAAGAATTAATTGATAAAATCAACTTCCGTTTTTTACCAGGAATGGGTGAAGGCATCTATTTTGAATTGATGATTCATGCAGAAAACATTACTACTGTACACGAAAAACTATATATCTATCGCTCTAGGGAAGGCTCTCTAAGTACTACACCTAAGCCTGAAAACAATCTAAAATCAATGGAGAATAATCGCATAATGGGGGAAAGAAACCCAGATTATAAGGATTATTTTACCTTTAAAATGATTGAAGATTTACTTCAAATGATAGCTAATGCTGTAAAAATAGGAGATAAAACAGCTTATCGTACATCCAAAAATTATCTAGATTCATTAGATTATTTAAGTAATCCATTCATTAAAACATTTTACAAGGATTCCCTACCACTTCATCGCTACTTTATAAAAGTATATATTCTACCATCGAACTATACCATCGCTCGCCTGCTATCATCCATAGTCTCTAGATAA
- a CDS encoding glycosyltransferase family 2 protein, with translation MVVLVATLDHENVDQLLEEMNLQTVETIVINQSRSAREETIVEQREHATIVHSCDLGLSASRNEALSYAGSDDICQVADDDLVFVDNYQEIVNKAYHEYPDADIIIFYVDFENHAIKRPKLSQGEMSYLDAMRASSVQISFKKSSLDKVGILFDERFGIGAQYGSGEETILLFDALRKGLKLYSYPEKIASLKERESHWDRSNTPENCRKRGAIYKRMSPNWYWLLIFQFAIRKRKLMLPEISMFQNMKYMLQGAKDFRNFDKFNPLRGAD, from the coding sequence ATGGTTGTACTTGTTGCGACATTGGATCATGAAAATGTCGATCAGCTGTTAGAAGAAATGAATTTGCAAACAGTTGAGACTATCGTAATCAATCAATCTCGTTCAGCTAGGGAAGAGACAATTGTCGAACAAAGAGAGCATGCAACCATTGTTCATAGTTGTGATCTTGGTTTAAGTGCTAGTCGAAATGAGGCACTATCTTATGCGGGAAGTGATGATATTTGTCAAGTTGCAGATGATGATTTGGTGTTTGTAGACAATTATCAAGAAATTGTGAACAAAGCCTATCATGAGTATCCAGATGCTGATATTATCATTTTTTATGTTGATTTTGAAAATCATGCTATAAAAAGACCTAAACTTTCTCAAGGCGAAATGTCTTATCTAGATGCCATGCGAGCTTCATCTGTTCAGATTAGCTTCAAAAAATCTAGTTTGGACAAGGTTGGTATATTGTTTGATGAGCGATTTGGAATAGGTGCTCAATATGGATCAGGGGAAGAGACAATTTTGTTGTTTGATGCCCTTAGGAAAGGCCTTAAACTCTATAGTTACCCAGAAAAAATTGCCAGCCTAAAGGAGAGGGAATCACATTGGGATCGTTCCAACACACCCGAAAATTGCCGAAAACGCGGTGCAATTTACAAACGTATGTCTCCTAACTGGTATTGGCTGCTCATTTTTCAATTCGCTATTCGTAAACGTAAATTGATGTTGCCAGAAATTTCTATGTTTCAAAACATGAAATATATGCTGCAAGGTGCAAAAGATTTTCGAAATTTCGATAAATTTAACCCTTTAAGAGGGGCAGATTAG
- a CDS encoding glycosyltransferase family 2 protein, which translates to MNPLISVVIPNYNRGHMIEKVIDSVNQQTYSTVEIIIVDDCSTDYSINTIQALQANQNNIRLIALEKNSGANACRNIGVDHAKGDFIAFLDSDDFFLPTKLEKQMNILQEQKDIGFVVTGFGAKAIHKLPGGIIPIQGTLRQNDLGGFSTLMVRKTLFLQVSGLDQELLSCQDWDLFLKLLQISKGYKIEEDLVIYEVQTDSISKNANKVIQGYTIVSKRATLINEQLQLIQPKELKAYHEYYLAMRYFKLENIKQTRKHLRKSILISPRPVPILYWMVSLLGYSAFKIFLKFKYLFIRA; encoded by the coding sequence ATGAATCCATTAATATCCGTCGTTATTCCAAACTATAATCGTGGTCATATGATTGAAAAAGTCATTGATAGTGTAAATCAACAAACCTATTCCACAGTTGAAATCATTATTGTAGATGATTGTTCAACAGATTACTCTATCAACACTATCCAAGCTTTACAAGCTAATCAAAATAATATAAGACTCATCGCTCTGGAGAAGAATAGTGGTGCCAATGCTTGTCGTAATATCGGTGTCGATCATGCCAAAGGTGACTTCATAGCATTTCTCGATTCAGATGACTTCTTTCTACCTACGAAACTTGAAAAACAAATGAATATCCTGCAAGAACAGAAAGACATCGGTTTTGTAGTGACTGGTTTTGGGGCCAAAGCGATCCATAAGCTACCTGGGGGGATCATCCCCATTCAAGGAACACTAAGACAAAATGATCTTGGTGGTTTTTCTACCTTAATGGTTCGAAAAACTCTCTTCCTCCAAGTTAGTGGGCTAGATCAGGAACTTCTCAGCTGTCAAGACTGGGACCTTTTTCTGAAATTATTACAGATTAGTAAGGGATACAAAATCGAAGAAGATCTTGTCATCTACGAAGTTCAAACAGATAGTATCTCTAAAAATGCCAATAAGGTCATACAAGGCTACACTATCGTTTCAAAAAGAGCGACCTTGATCAACGAGCAACTACAATTGATTCAACCAAAAGAATTGAAAGCCTATCATGAGTACTATCTAGCTATGCGATACTTTAAATTGGAAAATATCAAACAAACTCGCAAGCATCTCCGAAAATCCATTCTAATTAGCCCGAGACCAGTTCCAATACTTTATTGGATGGTGTCCCTATTAGGATATTCAGCCTTTAAAATATTTCTAAAATTCAAATATCTCTTCATTAGAGCTTAA
- a CDS encoding branched-chain amino acid aminotransferase, giving the protein MTVNIDWENLGFAYMKLPYRFIAHFKNGQWSEGQLTEDAELHISESSPALHYGQQAFEGLKAYRTKAGKLQLFRPDQNAERLQRTADRLLMEPVPTDLFIKACKEVVKANADYVPPYGTGGTLYLRPLLIGVGDIIGVKPAEEYIFTVFAMPVGNYFKGGLAPTNFLIQDKYDRAAPNGTGAAKVGGNYAASLLPGQYAKKQGFSDVIYLDPATHTKIEEVGSANFFGITADNEFVTPISPSILPSITKYSLLYLAEHRLGMRAVEREVLVEELDQFVEAGACGTAAVISPIGGVQIADKFHVFHSETEVGPVTRKLYEELTGIQFGDIEAPEGWIVEVD; this is encoded by the coding sequence ATGACAGTAAACATCGACTGGGAAAACCTTGGTTTTGCCTACATGAAACTACCTTACCGCTTCATCGCTCATTTCAAGAACGGCCAGTGGTCTGAGGGGCAGCTGACAGAAGATGCGGAACTTCATATTTCAGAAAGCTCACCAGCCCTCCACTACGGGCAACAAGCTTTTGAAGGATTAAAAGCTTATCGTACAAAAGCTGGTAAATTACAACTTTTCCGTCCAGACCAAAACGCTGAGCGCCTGCAACGAACAGCTGACCGCTTGCTCATGGAACCTGTACCGACTGATCTGTTCATCAAGGCCTGTAAAGAGGTGGTCAAGGCAAATGCAGACTATGTTCCTCCTTATGGAACTGGTGGCACCCTCTATCTCCGTCCGCTCCTGATCGGTGTTGGCGATATCATCGGCGTAAAACCAGCGGAAGAGTATATTTTCACCGTTTTTGCCATGCCAGTTGGCAATTACTTCAAGGGTGGTTTGGCTCCAACCAACTTCCTCATTCAGGACAAGTACGACCGTGCGGCGCCAAATGGTACAGGGGCAGCCAAGGTCGGCGGTAACTACGCGGCATCGCTCTTACCGGGCCAATATGCCAAAAAGCAGGGCTTCTCAGATGTGATTTACCTGGACCCAGCTACCCACACCAAGATTGAAGAAGTAGGGTCTGCAAACTTCTTTGGCATCACAGCTGATAATGAATTTGTCACACCTATTTCACCGTCAATCTTGCCGTCCATTACCAAGTATTCACTTTTGTATTTGGCAGAGCATCGTCTGGGGATGAGGGCTGTGGAACGTGAAGTCCTTGTCGAAGAATTAGACCAGTTTGTCGAAGCAGGTGCCTGCGGAACGGCAGCTGTTATCTCGCCAATCGGTGGTGTCCAAATCGCAGACAAATTCCATGTTTTCCATAGCGAAACAGAAGTAGGACCAGTGACTAGAAAACTCTATGAAGAATTAACAGGCATCCAGTTTGGTGATATTGAAGCACCAGAAGGATGGATTGTTGAAGTGGACTAA
- a CDS encoding glycosyltransferase family 2 protein, giving the protein MTKIKEMPLVSVIIPMYNAAQFIQETIQSVLAQTYQAFEILVVDDQSNDNSMAIVQSLMGKDNRITLLQNKVNAGVAVARNAGVAKARGRFISFLDADDLWLPDKLETQVKFMLENAYAFTFTSYQFANEKGVAIKSPIHVPGRLTYKEALRKHTIWTSTVMLDLEQLTKQQIEMPDVRRGQDTATWWKILKVTDYAYSIDEVLSLYRRTSDSLSANKFAAIRRTWNLFRNVEGLSFWETILPFCSYAYNAIKRRI; this is encoded by the coding sequence ATGACCAAAATAAAAGAAATGCCACTTGTTAGTGTTATTATTCCTATGTATAATGCGGCGCAGTTTATTCAAGAGACTATTCAGTCAGTGCTTGCACAAACCTATCAAGCATTTGAGATTCTTGTAGTAGATGATCAATCTAACGATAATTCTATGGCGATTGTACAGTCATTAATGGGTAAAGATAATCGCATTACTCTGCTACAAAATAAGGTCAATGCTGGTGTTGCTGTAGCCAGAAATGCTGGAGTAGCAAAAGCGCGTGGTCGTTTTATTAGTTTTCTTGATGCAGACGATCTCTGGTTACCAGATAAATTAGAGACACAAGTGAAGTTTATGTTAGAGAATGCCTATGCCTTTACATTTACTTCCTACCAGTTTGCTAATGAAAAGGGTGTTGCAATAAAATCACCTATTCATGTGCCTGGTCGATTAACTTATAAAGAAGCTCTGAGGAAGCATACTATTTGGACTTCTACAGTTATGTTGGACTTAGAACAGTTAACTAAACAACAAATTGAGATGCCCGATGTGCGCAGGGGACAAGACACTGCAACATGGTGGAAAATTTTAAAAGTGACAGACTATGCATACAGCATTGATGAGGTTCTATCATTGTATAGAAGGACCTCTGACTCCCTGTCAGCAAATAAATTTGCGGCTATTAGGAGAACCTGGAATCTATTCAGAAATGTTGAAGGACTATCATTTTGGGAGACCATTCTACCGTTTTGCAGCTATGCCTACAACGCAATTAAAAGAAGAATATGA
- a CDS encoding YveK family protein, with the protein MDRKNDDIMNFLELIHLFKKNIVLIAICASIGGLSMGLYAQFGITPQYESSAQLLVAQDPIEMGNTNTYAQAATSIRTNLEMIPTYRDILYGVPVLGKVSETFGNEYSAAYLKERLSFVQTEDSQAFVVKLRLDDATEAQAILEEITTVFSKTLQEIYSEGFGKVVVLSPASYSSSKVSPSLIKNIVSGILAGIFLSFGFVIARHLLDRTVKNDAILQSYNLTLLTELYDMSAKEIGNAHYQSKQSS; encoded by the coding sequence ATGGATAGAAAAAACGATGATATAATGAATTTTTTAGAGCTCATTCATCTCTTTAAGAAAAATATAGTCTTGATTGCGATTTGTGCTTCGATAGGAGGCTTATCTATGGGCCTCTATGCACAATTTGGAATCACTCCGCAGTATGAATCAAGTGCCCAGCTATTGGTTGCTCAAGATCCAATCGAAATGGGGAATACCAATACTTACGCGCAGGCTGCAACATCTATTCGAACGAATTTAGAAATGATTCCAACCTATCGGGATATTTTATATGGTGTTCCGGTATTGGGAAAAGTTTCTGAGACTTTTGGTAACGAGTATTCTGCTGCCTACTTGAAAGAACGTTTAAGCTTTGTTCAAACTGAGGATTCACAAGCATTTGTTGTCAAACTCCGATTGGATGATGCAACAGAAGCCCAAGCAATTTTAGAAGAAATTACGACTGTATTTAGTAAAACGTTACAAGAAATTTATAGCGAAGGATTTGGTAAAGTGGTCGTTCTTTCTCCTGCTTCATATAGTAGTAGTAAGGTATCACCAAGTCTTATTAAAAATATTGTTTCTGGTATATTAGCAGGTATATTTCTTTCTTTTGGTTTTGTCATTGCTAGACATTTATTGGATCGAACAGTCAAGAATGATGCAATTTTACAAAGCTATAATTTGACACTTTTGACTGAATTATATGACATGAGTGCAAAAGAAATTGGTAATGCACACTACCAATCGAAACAATCATCTTAG
- a CDS encoding DUF2969 domain-containing protein — MTKKDRKIEIQIEDSKVIVNGQTYPGYQLTIGKKLIGEIAELAENNFAVVKNGNAESFYKQLEKAVGNIIENYNLSH; from the coding sequence ATGACAAAAAAAGATAGAAAAATTGAAATTCAAATTGAAGATAGCAAGGTGATCGTAAATGGACAAACTTATCCTGGCTATCAATTAACTATCGGAAAAAAGTTGATTGGTGAGATTGCAGAATTGGCAGAAAATAATTTTGCTGTGGTAAAAAATGGAAATGCCGAAAGCTTTTATAAACAATTAGAAAAAGCAGTCGGAAATATCATAGAAAATTATAATTTAAGTCACTAA
- the rpsA gene encoding 30S ribosomal protein S1, with the protein MNEFEDLLNSVSEVTPGDVVTAEVLTVDAGQANVAISGTGVEGVLTLRELTNDRDADINDLVKVGETLELLVLRQVVGKDTDTVTYLVSKKRLEARKAWDKLVGREEEVVTVKVTRAVKGGLAVEFEGLRGFIPASMIDSRFTRNTERFVGQEFDAKIKEVDPAENRFILSRREVVEAAAASARAEVFGKLAVGEVVTGKVARITSFGAFIDLGGVDGLVHLTELSHERNVSPKSAVTVGEEVEVKVLAIDEVEGRVSLSLKATQPGPWDGVEQKLAAGDVIEGKVKRLTDFGAFVEVLPGIDGLVHISQISHKRVENPKDALSVGQEVTVKVLEVNAADERVSLSIKALEERPAAAEGEEKAEKRAPRPRRQKREEKRDYELPETQSGFSMADLFGDIEL; encoded by the coding sequence ATGAACGAATTTGAAGATTTGTTGAACAGTGTAAGTGAAGTTACACCTGGTGATGTGGTAACTGCAGAAGTATTGACAGTTGATGCTGGTCAAGCTAACGTAGCTATTTCAGGTACTGGTGTAGAAGGCGTATTGACTCTTCGTGAGTTGACAAACGACCGTGATGCTGACATCAACGACCTTGTTAAAGTTGGTGAAACGCTTGAGTTGCTTGTACTTCGCCAAGTTGTTGGTAAAGATACAGACACTGTTACATATCTTGTATCTAAAAAACGTTTGGAAGCACGCAAAGCATGGGACAAACTTGTTGGTCGTGAAGAAGAAGTTGTTACAGTTAAAGTAACTCGCGCTGTTAAAGGTGGTCTTGCAGTTGAATTTGAAGGTCTTCGTGGATTTATCCCAGCTTCAATGATCGACAGCCGTTTCACTCGTAACACTGAGCGTTTCGTAGGTCAAGAATTTGATGCTAAAATCAAAGAAGTTGATCCAGCTGAGAACCGCTTCATCTTGTCACGTCGTGAAGTTGTTGAAGCTGCAGCAGCGTCAGCACGTGCAGAAGTATTCGGTAAATTGGCAGTTGGTGAAGTTGTAACTGGTAAAGTTGCACGTATCACAAGCTTCGGTGCCTTCATCGACCTTGGTGGTGTTGATGGTTTGGTTCACTTGACTGAATTGTCACACGAGCGTAACGTATCTCCTAAATCAGCTGTAACTGTTGGTGAAGAAGTAGAAGTTAAAGTTCTTGCAATCGACGAAGTCGAAGGTCGCGTATCATTGTCATTGAAAGCTACACAGCCTGGTCCATGGGATGGCGTTGAGCAAAAATTGGCAGCTGGCGACGTGATCGAAGGTAAAGTAAAACGTTTGACTGACTTCGGTGCATTTGTTGAAGTATTGCCAGGTATCGATGGTTTGGTACACATTTCACAAATTTCACACAAACGTGTTGAAAATCCAAAAGATGCTTTGTCAGTAGGTCAAGAAGTAACTGTTAAAGTTCTTGAAGTAAATGCAGCTGATGAGCGTGTATCACTTTCTATCAAAGCTTTGGAAGAGCGTCCAGCAGCTGCTGAAGGCGAAGAAAAAGCTGAAAAACGTGCTCCACGTCCACGTCGTCAAAAACGTGAAGAAAAACGTGATTACGAATTGCCAGAAACACAATCTGGTTTCTCAATGGCTGACCTTTTCGGTGACATTGAATTGTAA
- a CDS encoding lipopolysaccharide biosynthesis protein, with translation MNTKSLKLNGLISLLNKVISIICSLILPRLFITAYGSEVNGLMSSITQYLTLISLLDLGMGAIIQASMYKPLLDKDTALLSTIYYKSQAFFNRIGFALLFYIAGLCLFLPAHLSGQFTPGQIIGLILVLSLSHLLQFFLGITSQIILGSDQKAYIKEILQGTANILNLLLTLVLIQSGQTVLMVKFASALIFILPPLFISFYVRRSYKISKTLRDRTYQIQQQWYGIGQHIAYTIQESTDIVILSMFASLSQVSVYAVYNTVFQGIKTFLNAATSGLRPFLGRALHMEEQKLLQRQFHKMEWLLHTSSTIFISSAFQLVTPFVVLYTKKITDANYNQPLFGYLMTLAILFYALRLPYRTLVFSKGDFKNTQFGTYFEAVLNLGLSLALVFEWQIVGVAIGTAVALFFSLIYYMWYSYSHILKTDLRLLNKQLLVDAGVFLLSNLLLLPRVNKIESFISWIFFGFISIFLTTFISYILNRIVLNKNLLHFKK, from the coding sequence GTGAATACAAAATCTCTTAAACTAAATGGACTTATTTCTCTTTTGAATAAGGTTATCTCAATCATCTGTAGCCTTATTCTCCCCAGACTATTTATTACCGCTTATGGCTCTGAGGTCAACGGCCTCATGTCCAGTATCACTCAATATCTAACACTAATCAGTCTCTTAGATTTGGGGATGGGAGCCATTATTCAAGCTAGTATGTACAAACCATTATTAGATAAAGATACAGCACTCCTCTCGACTATCTATTATAAATCGCAGGCTTTTTTTAACCGAATCGGATTTGCCCTATTATTTTATATAGCTGGTCTATGTCTTTTCTTACCTGCCCACCTTTCTGGACAATTTACTCCAGGGCAAATTATAGGATTGATTCTGGTTCTTTCCCTATCTCATTTATTGCAATTTTTCCTAGGAATTACCAGTCAAATTATCCTTGGATCAGATCAGAAAGCTTATATCAAAGAAATTCTACAAGGCACAGCCAATATCCTCAACCTACTCCTTACCCTGGTTTTGATACAGTCGGGACAGACAGTTCTTATGGTAAAGTTTGCTTCCGCACTGATTTTTATCCTTCCACCTCTTTTTATCAGCTTCTATGTCCGTCGTAGTTATAAGATTTCCAAAACTCTTCGGGATCGGACTTACCAGATCCAGCAACAATGGTATGGAATCGGTCAACACATTGCTTACACCATCCAAGAGAGCACGGATATTGTCATTTTGTCCATGTTTGCCAGCCTGTCACAAGTTTCAGTCTATGCCGTTTACAATACCGTTTTTCAGGGAATTAAGACATTTTTAAATGCAGCAACAAGTGGCCTTCGCCCATTTTTAGGACGTGCTCTACACATGGAGGAACAGAAGCTATTGCAAAGACAATTCCATAAAATGGAATGGCTCTTACACACTAGCTCTACCATTTTTATCAGTAGTGCCTTTCAACTAGTCACTCCTTTTGTTGTTCTTTATACAAAAAAAATTACCGATGCCAATTACAATCAACCTCTTTTTGGCTATCTTATGACACTTGCTATTCTGTTCTATGCCTTACGCTTGCCCTACCGGACCCTGGTTTTTTCCAAAGGAGACTTCAAAAATACCCAATTTGGTACCTATTTCGAAGCTGTATTGAATCTTGGCCTGTCTCTCGCCTTGGTTTTCGAATGGCAGATCGTCGGGGTTGCAATTGGCACTGCGGTTGCCCTTTTCTTCAGCTTGATTTACTACATGTGGTACTCTTATTCCCATATATTAAAAACCGACTTACGTCTACTGAATAAACAGCTGCTGGTGGATGCAGGTGTATTTCTCTTATCGAATCTTTTACTATTGCCACGAGTCAACAAAATTGAATCATTCATCTCCTGGATTTTCTTTGGATTTATCAGCATTTTCTTGACAACTTTTATCAGCTACATCTTGAATAGGATCGTTTTGAACAAGAATCTTCTTCATTTTAAGAAATAA
- a CDS encoding CpsD/CapB family tyrosine-protein kinase: MNAEQIRVLRTNLEYAQLNGKVKSIGVTSSIPGEGKSTVSANLAHSLASAGKKVLIVDADLRKPTVHRTFKVSNVKGLTDLVISKEGQFVQCVNYLADLDLYILTSGPIPPNPSELLQSENMTKLMEELVAYFDYIIYDLPPVNSVTDAQIMSRKVDGMILVVRQEYVLKAELEKSLRNLNNVEAHILGYVMNDVATSQKDSYYYYGSGPDTPK, encoded by the coding sequence TTGAATGCAGAGCAGATTCGCGTGCTGCGAACCAATCTTGAATATGCTCAATTAAATGGGAAAGTAAAATCCATCGGAGTTACCTCCTCTATTCCAGGCGAAGGAAAATCGACAGTATCTGCGAACCTGGCACATAGTTTAGCCTCGGCAGGGAAGAAAGTACTAATCGTTGATGCAGATTTAAGAAAACCCACCGTCCATCGTACTTTTAAGGTCTCTAATGTGAAAGGTTTGACGGACCTAGTTATTAGCAAAGAGGGACAATTTGTACAGTGTGTCAACTACTTGGCAGATTTGGACCTGTACATATTAACTTCTGGACCGATTCCACCAAATCCATCGGAGTTGCTTCAGTCAGAAAATATGACCAAATTGATGGAAGAATTAGTAGCTTACTTTGACTATATCATTTATGATTTACCCCCAGTAAATAGTGTAACAGATGCACAGATCATGTCCAGAAAAGTAGACGGTATGATTCTAGTAGTCCGCCAAGAGTATGTTCTGAAAGCTGAACTTGAGAAGAGTTTACGCAATCTTAATAACGTTGAGGCACATATATTAGGCTATGTGATGAATGATGTAGCAACTAGTCAGAAAGATTCCTACTATTATTATGGTTCAGGACCTGATACTCCCAAGTAA
- a CDS encoding sugar transferase: MIKFRNNSQKSNFKFKTKQNNRYVPLHKNYGGGTLSMLEKNSFWSNIIYTLEAALMLVAVYIVLKPNHSFDLSPEGLEHFITVVPWLILTYVLINNAFDTNVYYNQTKSNILFNTFIVQFIFSIILCVICTIYIEHFFFDIGFIFAYFIFGVIISSIIHVGIFTYFSKIVDTRRVLIIGKPKAVYLALENFERSSESLHRVTHVVMGNYLENLKKVAEEVDVIFIAGVVDPILTQEIYNYLIRKDKMIYLTSTVENSVSINAHLLNISDESIIQVSPYYLTREQAAVKRVMDIVISIIMLVLFSPVIFLTVIALRVESKGPVFYKQERVTLGNRVFQILKFRSMVVDAEEKTGPVLAKKNDSRVTKVGQFIRATRIDEIPQLINVLKGEMSIIGPRPERPNFVDTFSATNPFYHLRHNVRAGITGYAQVYGKYTSNFESKLKFDLLYIKKYSFLLDIKLLLKTILTVFNKLSSQGESNEKQDGHTRSIDESITILK, translated from the coding sequence ATGATAAAATTTAGAAATAATAGTCAGAAGTCAAACTTCAAATTCAAAACAAAGCAAAATAATCGATATGTTCCTTTGCACAAAAATTATGGGGGGGGGACGTTATCAATGCTAGAAAAAAATAGCTTTTGGTCTAATATCATTTATACGTTAGAGGCCGCTTTGATGTTAGTTGCTGTCTACATAGTCCTTAAACCGAATCATTCATTTGATCTATCACCCGAAGGATTAGAACACTTTATTACCGTTGTTCCGTGGCTCATCCTAACTTATGTTTTGATCAATAATGCCTTTGATACCAATGTTTATTATAATCAAACCAAGTCGAATATTTTATTTAATACATTCATCGTTCAATTTATCTTCTCCATAATTCTATGTGTTATCTGTACTATTTATATTGAGCATTTTTTCTTCGATATTGGTTTTATTTTTGCTTATTTCATTTTCGGGGTGATTATATCTTCTATCATCCATGTCGGGATATTTACTTATTTTTCAAAAATTGTAGATACAAGACGTGTCTTAATTATTGGGAAACCTAAGGCAGTTTATTTGGCACTAGAAAATTTTGAACGATCTAGTGAATCTCTCCATAGAGTAACTCATGTTGTGATGGGAAATTACTTAGAAAATTTAAAAAAGGTCGCTGAAGAAGTAGATGTAATTTTTATTGCAGGTGTAGTTGATCCGATATTAACCCAGGAAATATACAACTATCTCATTCGCAAAGACAAGATGATTTATCTAACATCTACTGTAGAGAATTCGGTGTCGATCAATGCCCATTTACTTAATATTTCAGATGAGAGTATCATTCAAGTTTCTCCCTATTATTTGACGAGAGAGCAAGCTGCTGTTAAGCGTGTAATGGATATTGTTATTTCAATCATTATGCTCGTTTTGTTCTCACCAGTGATTTTCCTGACAGTGATTGCTCTGAGAGTAGAAAGTAAGGGACCGGTTTTTTACAAACAAGAACGGGTTACTCTTGGGAATCGAGTATTCCAAATTTTGAAATTCCGCTCTATGGTTGTTGATGCAGAAGAGAAGACAGGACCAGTATTGGCTAAGAAGAATGATAGCCGAGTTACAAAAGTTGGTCAATTCATTCGAGCAACTAGAATAGATGAAATCCCACAATTGATAAATGTATTGAAGGGCGAAATGTCTATTATCGGACCTAGACCCGAACGCCCGAATTTTGTAGATACTTTCTCGGCAACAAATCCATTTTATCATTTGAGACACAATGTCCGAGCAGGAATAACAGGCTATGCTCAAGTATATGGAAAATACACATCAAATTTTGAAAGTAAATTAAAGTTTGATTTACTTTATATAAAAAAATATAGTTTCTTACTGGATATAAAATTGTTGCTAAAGACAATTCTTACGGTCTTTAACAAATTAAGCTCACAAGGCGAGAGTAATGAGAAGCAAGATGGACATACTAGATCGATCGATGAATCTATTACGATTTTAAAGTAG